In the Burkholderia cenocepacia genome, one interval contains:
- a CDS encoding MFS transporter, with amino-acid sequence MTNIRWRIVLLLFIAGFINYLDRAALSVAAPAVMRELHMSPSSLGLLFSTFFIGYAAFNFIGGWAADRWGGKRVFSGAVLTWSLLCGATGLAGGFGSLLAVRTLFGMAEGPLATTINKIVNNWFPHKESATAFGFANCGLPLGGAVAGPVVGLLTAAYGWRVAFAGIACFGLLWLVFWMFMATDKPHQHARVSDDERRLIESDRSVPESPADLRPLGFYLKQPAILAAMISYFGYSYILFFFLTWFPTFLTMDRHLSLKSMSLATVLPWLLGFIGYGLSGVLSDLIFRRTGNALLARKRVLVACLGTAGVCVTLAGAVTTTLGALLLMAVAVFALYLSGSAYWALIQDTIPGPKLGSVGGCVHAIANCAGIVGPAATGFLVQESHTFFSAFFLAGGIALASVLAVAILLRPERSRNASRAMHGSAAEGPCPHEFLFFTLST; translated from the coding sequence GTGACAAACATTCGATGGCGCATCGTCCTGCTGCTGTTCATCGCAGGCTTCATCAATTATCTCGACCGTGCGGCGCTGTCCGTCGCCGCCCCCGCCGTCATGCGGGAACTGCATATGTCGCCGAGCAGCCTCGGGCTGCTGTTCTCGACGTTCTTCATCGGCTACGCGGCATTCAATTTCATCGGCGGATGGGCGGCGGATCGCTGGGGCGGCAAGCGCGTCTTCTCCGGGGCAGTCCTGACGTGGTCGTTGCTATGCGGTGCGACCGGCCTTGCCGGCGGCTTCGGCTCGCTACTGGCAGTCCGCACGCTGTTCGGCATGGCCGAAGGCCCGCTCGCGACGACGATCAACAAGATCGTGAACAACTGGTTTCCTCACAAGGAGTCGGCGACCGCATTCGGCTTCGCGAATTGCGGCCTGCCGCTGGGCGGCGCGGTCGCGGGGCCGGTCGTCGGCCTGCTGACGGCCGCTTACGGGTGGCGCGTCGCATTCGCCGGAATCGCGTGTTTCGGCTTGCTCTGGCTGGTGTTCTGGATGTTCATGGCGACCGACAAGCCGCATCAGCATGCACGCGTATCCGATGACGAACGTCGGCTGATCGAATCCGACCGAAGCGTCCCCGAAAGCCCTGCGGACCTGCGGCCCCTCGGCTTCTACCTCAAGCAGCCCGCCATTCTCGCGGCGATGATTTCGTACTTCGGTTACAGCTACATCCTGTTTTTCTTTCTCACCTGGTTCCCGACCTTTCTGACGATGGACCGTCACCTGAGCCTGAAAAGCATGAGTCTCGCGACGGTGCTGCCCTGGCTGCTGGGGTTCATCGGCTACGGACTGAGCGGCGTGCTGTCCGATCTGATCTTTCGCCGCACGGGCAACGCACTGCTCGCGCGCAAGCGGGTATTGGTCGCCTGTCTCGGCACGGCAGGCGTGTGCGTCACGCTGGCCGGCGCCGTGACCACGACGCTCGGTGCGCTGCTGTTGATGGCCGTTGCGGTGTTTGCCCTTTATCTGAGCGGCAGCGCCTATTGGGCACTGATTCAGGACACGATCCCCGGCCCGAAACTCGGCAGTGTCGGCGGATGCGTACACGCGATCGCCAACTGCGCGGGCATCGTCGGCCCGGCTGCAACCGGCTTTCTCGTGCAGGAAAGCCATACGTTCTTCAGCGCGTTCTTTCTCGCGGGCGGTATTGCGCTCGCCAGCGTGCTGGCCGTCGCGATACTGCTGAGGCCCGAGCGCTCGCGCAACGCGAGTCGAGCGATGCACGGGTCTGCGGCTGAAGGCCCGTGCCCCCATGAATTTCTTTTCTTCACGCTATCGACATGA
- a CDS encoding aldo/keto reductase, which produces MTTDNPKTPTIALGTWAWGDSGEAGNGYFGSSLTRAGLEAVADKAHAAGFSLWDTAMVYGMGRSETVLGDVLKRFARSDYRLSTKFTPQAAGTGADPVADMLAQSLARLGTDYVDFYWIHNPADVARWTPHLIPLLESGKIKHVGVSNHNLGEIEQADRILREAGFRVEAIQNHYSLLYRDSERAGILDYCRDRGIPFFAYMVLEQGALSGKYGPAHPLPEGSNRAQTYNRMLPRLKALTDALAAIGRKRGAAAPDVATAWALAKGTTPIVGVTRPDHVDGLVRASRIALAADEIAELEALADAADVNTRGWWEQEMQG; this is translated from the coding sequence ATGACAACCGACAATCCGAAAACCCCCACGATTGCACTGGGCACGTGGGCCTGGGGCGACAGCGGCGAGGCGGGCAATGGCTACTTCGGCAGCAGCCTCACGCGGGCTGGCCTGGAAGCGGTCGCCGACAAGGCCCATGCGGCCGGATTCAGCCTCTGGGACACCGCCATGGTGTACGGCATGGGCCGTTCAGAAACCGTACTCGGCGACGTGCTGAAGCGCTTCGCGCGCAGCGACTACCGGCTTTCGACGAAATTCACCCCGCAGGCCGCGGGAACCGGCGCCGATCCGGTGGCGGACATGCTGGCGCAGAGTCTGGCCCGCCTCGGTACGGATTACGTCGACTTCTACTGGATTCACAATCCGGCCGATGTGGCACGGTGGACACCGCACCTGATTCCGTTGCTCGAGAGCGGGAAGATCAAGCACGTCGGCGTCTCGAATCACAACCTGGGCGAAATCGAGCAGGCCGACCGGATTCTCCGCGAAGCCGGGTTTCGGGTCGAAGCGATCCAGAACCACTACAGTCTGCTTTACCGCGATTCCGAGCGCGCCGGCATCCTCGACTATTGCCGCGATCGCGGCATCCCGTTCTTCGCCTATATGGTGCTCGAGCAGGGCGCGCTGAGCGGCAAGTATGGTCCGGCGCATCCTTTGCCGGAAGGCAGCAACCGGGCGCAGACCTACAATCGCATGCTGCCTCGGCTGAAAGCGCTGACGGATGCACTCGCCGCGATCGGTCGAAAGCGCGGGGCAGCCGCGCCCGATGTCGCGACGGCCTGGGCCCTCGCCAAGGGAACGACGCCGATCGTCGGCGTGACCCGGCCCGACCATGTCGATGGCCTGGTTCGAGCCAGCCGCATCGCGCTTGCCGCCGACGAAATCGCCGAGCTGGAAGCGCTCGCCGATGCCGCCGATGTGAACACGCGCGGCTGGTGGGAGCAGGAGATGCAAGGCTGA
- a CDS encoding LysR family transcriptional regulator, producing the protein MNFEISDLRAFVATADLGSFRAAADALHLSASALSRRIEKLEEVLGVRLFERTTRKMDLTIVGRGFLERAHRILNEVDNSMLEFDDLARKMTGELTVACVPSAVRYFLPETIATYHQRYPGIRLRLIDEPSSMVFLAVARGEADFGLTYVGTEEPDIEFTPLLDDPFVLACPRSHPLAKRKSVAWAELAGLEYLAIAQGSGNRAVIDEALAGAADRPKWFCEVRHVPALVSLIEAGLGVGVVPRLAMPRGPHKVLASVALVDPPIRRTLGVIQRRGRGLSSAGRFFLQLLTEMRAPGVPPASTAA; encoded by the coding sequence ATGAATTTCGAGATATCGGACTTGCGGGCCTTCGTGGCGACGGCCGACCTCGGCAGCTTTCGCGCGGCGGCCGATGCACTGCATCTGTCGGCGTCCGCGCTGTCGCGCCGGATAGAAAAACTCGAAGAGGTGCTGGGCGTCAGGCTGTTCGAGCGAACCACACGGAAGATGGACCTGACGATCGTCGGCCGCGGGTTTCTCGAGCGCGCTCACCGCATCCTCAACGAGGTCGACAACTCGATGCTCGAGTTCGACGACCTTGCCCGCAAGATGACCGGCGAACTCACGGTCGCGTGCGTGCCGTCGGCGGTGCGCTACTTCCTGCCGGAAACCATCGCGACCTATCATCAGCGCTACCCGGGCATTCGCCTGCGTCTCATCGACGAGCCGTCGTCGATGGTTTTTCTCGCCGTCGCGCGCGGGGAAGCCGATTTCGGCCTGACTTACGTCGGCACCGAAGAGCCGGACATCGAATTCACGCCGCTGCTCGACGACCCTTTCGTTCTCGCTTGCCCGCGCAGTCATCCGCTCGCAAAGCGCAAATCCGTCGCGTGGGCGGAGCTCGCCGGCCTCGAGTATTTGGCCATCGCGCAAGGCAGCGGCAATCGCGCGGTCATAGACGAGGCGCTGGCAGGCGCGGCCGACCGGCCCAAATGGTTCTGCGAGGTACGCCATGTACCCGCGCTCGTGAGTCTGATCGAAGCGGGCCTGGGCGTCGGTGTCGTGCCTCGGCTCGCGATGCCCCGCGGCCCGCACAAGGTACTTGCCAGCGTCGCGCTCGTCGATCCGCCGATCCGGCGAACGCTGGGTGTCATCCAGCGGCGCGGCCGCGGGTTGTCCTCCGCGGGCCGCTTCTTCCTTCAGCTGTTGACGGAGATGCGTGCACCCGGTGTGCCTCCCGCAAGCACGGCCGCTTAG
- a CDS encoding Ldh family oxidoreductase, giving the protein MTQPTPTYGIVSKAHLTELTIEALCALGLTRADATDTATILVLADLFGLRTHGTSRIESYGSRLRIGGINPAPSITTEQVAPALYRLDGDNGIGPLVGHRALDLAMTAAREHGIACVFVRGSNHFGPVSPYSYLAAMQGFASIIGSNATTTIAPWGGTDARLGNSPVGFGVPNPNGRPFMLDMAISVAARAKIRNALKRGEPIPGDWATDAQGKPTTDPKAALDGFLLPIGGHKGYGLALVVDLFAGLLSGAAYLTHVKSWEDDPEQPQNLGHFFILIDTTRLGSTGWLATHMADYAAILHGSQPADPEAPVIVPGEIELGRLERQMAEGIDIGAAQLAMLEATARPRR; this is encoded by the coding sequence ATGACCCAGCCCACTCCCACTTACGGCATCGTCAGCAAGGCACATCTGACCGAGCTGACCATCGAAGCACTCTGCGCGCTCGGCCTGACGCGCGCCGATGCGACCGACACCGCCACGATCCTCGTGCTTGCCGATCTGTTCGGTCTGCGTACGCACGGCACGAGCCGTATCGAATCGTACGGCTCGCGCCTGCGCATCGGCGGCATCAATCCCGCACCGTCGATCACCACCGAACAGGTGGCGCCGGCCCTTTACCGCCTCGACGGCGACAACGGCATCGGCCCGCTCGTCGGCCATCGCGCACTCGATCTCGCGATGACGGCCGCACGCGAACATGGCATTGCCTGTGTGTTCGTGCGCGGCAGCAATCACTTCGGCCCCGTCTCCCCCTATTCGTACCTCGCCGCGATGCAGGGCTTCGCCAGCATCATCGGCAGTAACGCGACGACGACGATCGCGCCGTGGGGCGGTACCGACGCTCGCCTGGGCAACAGTCCCGTCGGCTTTGGCGTCCCGAACCCGAATGGTCGTCCGTTCATGCTCGACATGGCGATCAGCGTCGCGGCACGGGCGAAGATCCGCAACGCGCTCAAGCGCGGCGAACCGATTCCCGGCGACTGGGCCACCGACGCGCAAGGCAAACCGACCACCGATCCGAAAGCCGCGCTCGACGGCTTTCTGCTGCCGATCGGCGGCCACAAGGGCTACGGCCTCGCACTGGTGGTCGACCTGTTCGCGGGACTGCTTTCCGGAGCGGCGTATCTCACGCACGTCAAGTCGTGGGAGGACGACCCTGAACAACCGCAGAATCTCGGCCACTTCTTCATTCTCATCGATACGACCCGGCTCGGCAGCACCGGGTGGCTCGCCACGCACATGGCCGATTACGCGGCGATCCTGCACGGCTCCCAACCGGCCGATCCGGAGGCGCCCGTGATCGTGCCCGGCGAGATCGAACTCGGTCGCCTGGAACGCCAGATGGCGGAAGGCATCGATATCGGCGCGGCACAGCTCGCGATGCTGGAAGCGACCGCCCGTCCGCGGCGCTGA
- a CDS encoding AraC family transcriptional regulator yields METLTEIASVIAQHVSMDGFQATPIERMTLVRSSTVTMPMPNVYRPQLCLVAEGHKEVTLGDRVLKYAPGRYGVVTYDLPATGRVVDATPDKPYLCLYLDFDPVMLADLALRVPPLPEAPSPPVGKTVSDAGAALLDAALRLLRLLDNPAALPVLGPLAEQEILYHLLAGPDGARMRHITAGQGRVAQVGRAIAWLGKHFRERFSIERLAAEAGMSPSSLHEHFRAVTAMTPLQFQKQLRLQQARSLMLVHDIDVTTAAIRVGYESPSQFSREYRRHFGESPARDITRLRASADSADSARIT; encoded by the coding sequence ATGGAAACCTTGACTGAAATCGCTTCCGTGATTGCCCAGCACGTGTCGATGGACGGCTTCCAGGCCACCCCGATCGAGCGGATGACGCTCGTTCGATCCTCCACGGTGACGATGCCGATGCCGAATGTTTACCGGCCGCAACTCTGTCTCGTCGCGGAGGGACACAAGGAGGTCACGCTGGGCGACCGTGTCTTGAAATATGCACCGGGGCGCTACGGAGTCGTGACCTACGATCTGCCGGCAACCGGTCGCGTGGTCGATGCGACGCCCGACAAACCCTACCTGTGCCTGTACCTCGATTTCGATCCGGTCATGCTGGCGGATCTGGCGCTGCGCGTGCCGCCATTACCGGAAGCGCCATCCCCGCCCGTCGGCAAAACGGTGTCCGACGCCGGCGCCGCTCTGCTCGATGCGGCGCTGCGCCTGCTGCGTCTGCTCGACAATCCGGCAGCGCTGCCCGTGCTCGGGCCGCTTGCCGAACAGGAAATTCTCTATCACCTGCTCGCCGGTCCCGACGGCGCCAGGATGCGCCACATTACCGCCGGCCAGGGCCGGGTGGCTCAGGTCGGTCGCGCCATCGCATGGCTCGGCAAGCATTTCCGGGAACGGTTCAGCATCGAGCGGCTTGCCGCGGAAGCGGGCATGAGCCCGTCGAGTCTGCACGAGCATTTTCGCGCGGTGACGGCGATGACGCCGCTGCAGTTCCAGAAGCAACTCAGGCTGCAGCAAGCGCGCAGCCTGATGCTGGTCCACGACATCGACGTCACGACCGCCGCCATCCGCGTGGGTTACGAGAGCCCGTCGCAGTTCAGTCGCGAATATCGCCGCCACTTTGGAGAATCGCCGGCACGCGACATCACTCGCTTGCGCGCATCGGCGGATTCGGCGGATTCGGCAAGGATCACTTGA
- a CDS encoding ABC transporter substrate-binding protein: protein MKPDPSAIRALTPTGKLRASINLGNPILAGKDASGEPAGVSVDLARAFAATLGVALELVVLDAAGKSVQAVSDERADIGFFAIDPRRGETIAFTDPYVLIEGYYMVRDESSIRANDDVDQPSIRVAVGEGSAYDLFLTRELKHARIVRAPTSPTVVRTFLDEGLDVAAGVKQQLEADARQAPGLRLLDERFMVIRQAMGLPKSRGAAAADTLRAFVEEAKASGFVAEALARHKITGASVAPAA, encoded by the coding sequence ATGAAACCCGACCCATCCGCCATTCGCGCACTCACACCCACCGGCAAGCTGCGGGCATCGATCAATCTCGGGAATCCCATTCTCGCGGGCAAGGACGCATCGGGCGAACCGGCCGGTGTGTCGGTCGACCTGGCGCGCGCCTTTGCCGCAACGCTCGGCGTGGCACTTGAACTCGTGGTGCTCGACGCGGCCGGCAAGTCCGTCCAGGCGGTCAGCGACGAGCGGGCGGACATCGGCTTCTTCGCCATCGATCCACGACGAGGAGAAACCATCGCGTTTACCGATCCGTACGTCTTGATCGAAGGCTATTACATGGTGCGCGATGAATCGTCGATTCGCGCCAACGACGATGTCGACCAGCCGTCGATCCGCGTGGCAGTTGGTGAGGGAAGCGCTTACGATTTGTTCCTGACGCGCGAGTTGAAGCATGCGCGGATCGTGCGGGCACCGACGTCTCCGACCGTCGTCCGGACGTTCCTCGACGAGGGCCTGGATGTGGCCGCCGGCGTCAAGCAGCAGCTCGAGGCAGACGCACGTCAAGCGCCTGGCCTGCGTTTGCTCGACGAGCGATTCATGGTGATCCGTCAGGCGATGGGTTTGCCGAAAAGCCGCGGTGCGGCGGCAGCCGACACGTTGCGGGCCTTCGTCGAGGAAGCGAAGGCATCCGGGTTCGTCGCCGAGGCACTCGCGCGGCACAAGATTACCGGCGCGTCGGTCGCGCCCGCTGCGTAG
- a CDS encoding MFS transporter, with translation MRVDQPAFLGSLFLARLADQMLLFLVPLVVFQVTRQATWSGLAFFIETLPRFIAFPICGALSDRVSPIRVLRMSQASRAVACLIGIVGYVAWSGIGWLIALSAVCGVLTSQGLVAREVLLPQIFPLQRFEKVLAHTQLADQSGVVLGPIVAAALLGWRTWEWGVACAALLFVAADLLAFVWQRTSTARIARPEHAVGPWYAPFGVALTHVLTLPGLSRLVLLAAAENLVIGTTLATSAAMVTGTFRQSGGFYAGLQVAGAVATVVVLLFVARIEVSRVRLGIVAFVAIAAGGLVMGLSGSIAMYVAGFLMVIGFDKMFNVYIRSARQAIIPPRDYGKTTGVIVLLNNATQPLGGLLVGLFSGRGRVALVVTLTSIGMAILGGAIVAVGAARTRSTARVSD, from the coding sequence ATGCGCGTCGATCAGCCGGCCTTTCTGGGTTCTCTCTTTCTGGCGCGTCTTGCGGACCAGATGCTGCTCTTTCTGGTGCCGCTCGTCGTCTTTCAGGTCACTCGGCAAGCGACGTGGTCCGGGCTCGCTTTTTTCATCGAAACGCTCCCGCGATTCATTGCCTTCCCGATCTGCGGTGCACTGAGCGATCGCGTGTCGCCGATTCGCGTGCTGCGAATGAGCCAGGCCAGCCGGGCCGTCGCTTGTCTGATCGGCATCGTCGGCTATGTCGCCTGGAGCGGAATCGGCTGGCTGATCGCGCTGTCCGCCGTATGCGGCGTACTCACGAGCCAGGGTCTCGTCGCCCGGGAGGTGCTGCTGCCGCAGATTTTTCCGCTGCAGCGCTTCGAGAAGGTGCTGGCCCATACGCAGCTCGCCGATCAGTCGGGCGTCGTGCTCGGACCGATCGTTGCGGCGGCGCTGCTGGGATGGCGCACCTGGGAGTGGGGCGTCGCTTGCGCGGCGCTACTGTTCGTCGCGGCGGATCTGTTGGCGTTCGTATGGCAGCGCACCAGCACGGCGCGCATTGCGCGTCCCGAGCACGCGGTGGGGCCGTGGTATGCGCCGTTCGGCGTGGCGCTGACGCATGTCCTTACGCTGCCGGGGCTCTCGCGGCTCGTCCTGCTCGCGGCGGCGGAAAACCTCGTGATCGGGACGACACTGGCGACGTCGGCTGCGATGGTCACCGGTACGTTTCGGCAGTCGGGCGGTTTCTATGCGGGGCTGCAGGTCGCGGGTGCCGTCGCGACGGTCGTGGTCCTGTTGTTCGTCGCGCGTATCGAGGTATCGCGCGTGCGGCTCGGCATCGTCGCATTCGTCGCGATCGCGGCCGGCGGCCTCGTGATGGGCCTGTCGGGTTCGATCGCGATGTACGTTGCCGGTTTCCTGATGGTCATCGGTTTCGACAAGATGTTCAACGTGTACATCCGCAGCGCACGGCAGGCGATCATTCCCCCTCGGGACTATGGCAAGACGACGGGCGTCATCGTCCTGCTGAACAACGCGACGCAGCCGCTTGGGGGGCTGCTCGTGGGGCTCTTCTCCGGCCGCGGGCGCGTGGCGCTCGTCGTGACGCTGACGTCGATCGGCATGGCGATACTGGGTGGCGCGATCGTTGCCGTCGGCGCGGCGCGGACGCGATCGACCGCGCGCGTGTCGGACTGA
- a CDS encoding WD40/YVTN/BNR-like repeat-containing protein, whose translation MTVFSQRWIAAAAVACTLWGCGGGSDSTTGASSLAANVAANRGQIGGNGSGSNLPAASWTSVKWGGGGYVTGLIYHPTNASLLYARTDVGGAYRWNAASSTWTPITDGIGFGAGEGDFHGVESLALDPNDDQLVYMMTGITVTQGHNGRIYISSDRGNTWTHYDLPFPVGGNDNGRATGERLQVDPNNPSTLFYGSRTAGLWKSADSGRTWSQVTGLSSTTIGGGNSPIGVEQVIFDTSGKGSGQPTWIMWATVAPDYANAAGLTSTLYKSTNGGFSWTPVPVPSAVSGYYIPHVVRTFDGTFYVAFNAGVGQGIGGPSRLYKFGGSNDSNWTLLNSSSSNGFGGLSVAGLGSSARIALGMTGWSDTSKTIQLSDDGGTTWREIEAGMPHTGIAAGGCAGWVEGVTIDPTNRDHVMHVHGGGICETMNASSPTPTWSPKVDNLEETVTLALVTAPPGASYNFINSAGDIGTWVNTELSTRPTKGP comes from the coding sequence ATGACCGTGTTTTCTCAGCGATGGATTGCCGCTGCGGCGGTGGCGTGTACGTTATGGGGCTGTGGTGGTGGATCCGACAGCACGACAGGCGCGTCCAGTCTGGCCGCCAATGTCGCCGCCAATCGTGGCCAGATCGGCGGAAACGGCAGCGGCAGCAACCTGCCGGCGGCGAGCTGGACCAGCGTCAAGTGGGGCGGGGGCGGCTACGTCACCGGCCTGATCTATCATCCGACCAACGCGAGCCTGCTGTACGCACGCACCGACGTCGGCGGCGCGTACCGCTGGAACGCGGCCAGCTCGACATGGACGCCCATCACCGACGGCATCGGTTTCGGTGCGGGCGAGGGCGACTTCCACGGCGTCGAAAGCCTCGCACTCGACCCGAACGACGACCAGCTCGTCTACATGATGACCGGCATTACGGTGACGCAGGGGCACAACGGCCGCATCTACATCTCCAGCGATCGCGGCAACACGTGGACGCACTACGACCTGCCGTTCCCGGTAGGCGGCAACGACAACGGCCGGGCCACCGGCGAGCGCCTGCAGGTGGACCCCAACAATCCGTCGACGCTGTTCTACGGCTCGCGCACGGCCGGCCTGTGGAAGAGTGCCGATTCGGGCCGCACGTGGTCGCAGGTCACGGGATTGTCCTCCACCACGATCGGCGGCGGCAATTCCCCGATCGGCGTCGAACAGGTGATCTTCGATACGTCGGGCAAGGGTAGCGGCCAGCCGACCTGGATCATGTGGGCCACCGTCGCCCCGGACTACGCGAACGCGGCGGGCCTGACGTCGACGCTGTACAAGTCCACCAACGGCGGCTTCTCGTGGACGCCGGTGCCGGTCCCGTCAGCGGTGTCTGGCTACTACATCCCGCACGTCGTGCGCACGTTCGACGGCACCTTTTACGTGGCGTTCAACGCGGGCGTCGGCCAGGGCATCGGCGGACCGAGCCGTCTCTACAAGTTCGGCGGCAGCAACGACAGCAACTGGACGCTGCTCAACAGCTCCAGCAGCAACGGCTTTGGCGGCCTGTCCGTCGCCGGTCTGGGCTCGTCCGCTCGCATTGCACTGGGCATGACCGGCTGGAGCGACACCAGCAAGACGATCCAGCTATCCGACGACGGCGGCACTACATGGCGCGAAATCGAGGCCGGCATGCCGCATACCGGCATTGCTGCGGGTGGCTGCGCCGGCTGGGTCGAGGGCGTCACCATCGACCCAACCAATCGCGATCACGTCATGCACGTCCACGGCGGCGGCATCTGTGAAACGATGAACGCCTCGTCGCCCACGCCAACCTGGAGCCCCAAGGTCGACAACCTCGAGGAAACCGTGACGCTGGCGCTGGTCACGGCGCCGCCCGGTGCGTCATACAACTTCATCAACAGCGCGGGCGATATCGGCACGTGGGTCAATACGGAACTTTCGACGAGGCCGACGAAGGGCCCTTGA